A portion of the Lathamus discolor isolate bLatDis1 chromosome 5, bLatDis1.hap1, whole genome shotgun sequence genome contains these proteins:
- the LOC136014652 gene encoding cullin-9-like — protein sequence MVNERHNGNLLVPLGHKLQAYPEELLRQRRGHDGQPEYLIRWSIVSLEERAAGGSSTSSAETKLENVSMWMSAEEVCASCLALLDQRKLEGQRVTGEKAASPSAADVLGDEASLLEMKADVRSLVQRAGRQMAESRAPASSILNIIHVLSAYASIGSLVGAFKETGALDLLMQMLCHKDKQIRHSAGKMLRALASHDAGSWANVLLSLSQQDGIEQHMDFDSRYTLLELFADTISSEEHCMSFEGIHLPQIPGKLLLVLVKRYLCVTSLVDKLSGDVEQGGEQQAGAVPSPLTEEKSRVRQEFEFSMAMANLISELVHVMGWGHRHKAELPPQQEPQPRAARSIFQHRAAPCSAAQAAPAPAPKEPVVFKTRSAFPSRSSYVEYVQARLVRGMRVRMLEDYEQVSAGDEGDFRQSNDGTPPVQVYWQALGCTYWVHWHMVEIVGSSGQEERGGQEKASTLTHNCRLAAVAQPFFCKPSGGLYSLPYLGERSTKAAEALSRAEWWELLFFVKKLEAQEQQEVMCIIQQEQGEQLPQGDEEALVQLSVPVELAQKVLQVLEERCQGRAQSDLRGSHVYAKYSLSRAAEQEGARSTAVSSEGAGCRSPEATTVAEAAKEELPAGAGPPRAPAVVEKSDSELFSELLEKEGLLLPEVTEEQSKALGSSEGVSERGSLAEIAAAVDVIQSSSSELGLRLTGLKHITKILEEEPEQQGSKAQSGLGTRSVGEKLVKAAVELLATEAAEKAVAVVTLRLLALLMAKYDWRVTFAMEGGVRAVLSCMQQHASSALVQQAGLAALKVLVGAVAGEAGGAAGQPSPLKQEDTQLIREIFASIGSASGKGSANLLSAVPAALSAMRRVPGGSSGVRNGLLVVSVLMDGHRALAEQLASCDLPAVLQSCWRDGQSPGCPHAALALGAINRLAEHGLPHGPQSAGGEAPLDPGDVRRLLSGLGDGVLSRDVLAALERQLCGQGPVPSAEAARLLRDQSCFRALLRSFELLGAEKAVSLSVLRILNKMLDGCQEDVLPWHECVEPCVSSLSTHSSDREVLQEVVGFLHRLGTASKDCAVVMCCVGTHEALAKALNKHSTAPPLAPALLALVTDCEKHAGISKKLMSSILAGCIQLVLGQIEEHRRSHRPISIPLFDVFLHNLCRGSSVEVKEEKCWEKVEVSSNPHRASKLTDRNPMTYWESNGSTGSHFITVHMQCGVVVREMSMLVASEDSSYMPARVVVLGGDSPATIRTELNAVTILPSDSRVILLENMSRFWPVIQIRVKRCQQGGIDTRVRGIEVLGPKPTFWPVFKEKLCQRALLSCTARAHAWCQEICWDRGRLLQLFGRLNRALRHEQGFAERFLPEEEAARALGRTCWEALVTPLVQSITSPDPDGVSALAWLLSEYLESVEPPRRATSPAAAFGSRVRRLTQLLVHVDPGGREPEEARGGKQGKNKEEPARPAKEMVEKSGSLWGISQCWRGVVQQQVQRFLEAAGQAPDLVERYCGLYQRLRGATEELFGQQAAFALALGQGFAGALLQLSFLTALHVSERFARYLDRQIQELRGAAGSTRPLQHILEPFVVFSGLELAHTFEHFYRHYLGDRLLVQGPSWLEGAIVEQIGLCFPSRFPQAMLSNLAESEELQRQFRLYQLQEQDRQLLELDQGLDEAPGTASVADAPEVTVLALSPRCWPVSPLCHMDQPQRLFSAALSSPLDEFANFCRRSQSLLGWECTKPRRLQWTWLGHAELQFGDCILHVSTLQMYILLCFNSAEEVAVEALLQVTGLPADLVHHALAPLTHGEGVLVWGCPAGAPGTLRLNQAALAHASGRHLRLLPQQRYLRVETAEVSALERKRNILCCLITRILKVEKQLHIDNLVFRVIDACQKGELGPGLQFLSFCCHSVDVLSCVLHLLNQGHLRRQEERPHVLEYISAETTTPPTSHVQPQVTFQTVEIKTAARPASADKRQTFSTFR from the exons ATGGTGAATGAGAGGCATAATGGCAACCTGCTGGTGCCCCTGGGACACAAACTGCAGGCCTACCCGGAGGAGCTGCTGCGGCAGCGGCGAGGCCACGATGGGCAGCCCGAGTACCTGATCCGGTGGAGCATcgtcagcctggaggagagagcAGCGGGCggcagcagcacctcctctgCGGAGACGAAGCTGGAGAACGTCTCCATGTGGATGTCTGCGGAAGAGGTCTGTGCCAGCTGCCTGGCGCTGCTGGACCAGAGGAAGCTGGAAGGGCAGCGTGTGACAGGGGAGAAGGCAGCCAGCCCGTCCGCTGCGGACGTCCTGGGGGATGAAGCCTCGCTGCTGGAGATGAAGGCTGATGTCAGGAGCCTGGTGCAGCGAGCGGGCCGGCAGATGGCCGAGTCCCGGGCCCCCGCGTCCTCCATCCTCAACATCATCCACGTGCTGAGCGCGTACGCCAGCATCGGCTCGCTGGTGGGTGCCTTCAAGGAGACGGGAGCCCTCGACTTGCTGATGCAGATGCTGTGCCACAAGGACAAGCAAATCCGCCACAGTGCTGGCAAGATGCTGAGGGCCCTGGCTTCGCATGATGCAG GGAGCTGGGCCAATGTCCTGCTGTCTCTGAGCCAGCAGGATGGCATTGAGCAGCACATGGACTTTGACAGTCGCTACACCTTGCTGGAGCTGTTTGCTGACACAATATCCTCTGAGGAGCACTGCATGTCCTTTGAGGGGATTCACCTTCCCCAG ATCCCTGGGAAGCTGCTGTTGGTGCTGGTGAAGCGCTACCTGTGCGTCACTTCTCTCGTGGACAAGCTCAGCGGTGAtgtggagcagggaggggagcagCAGGCCGGCGCTGTGCCCAGCCCACTCACTGAGGAGAAGAGCCGTGTGCGGCAGGAGTTTGAGTTCAGCATGGCCATGGCAAACCTCATCTCGGAGCTGGTGCACGTGATGGGCTGGGGCCACCGCCACAAGGCAGAGCTGCCGCCGCAGCAGGAGCCGCAGCCTCGCGCCGCGCGCTCCATCTTCCAGCACAGGGCCGCCCCGTGCAGCGCTGCTCAAGCAGCCCCCGCTCCCGCACCCAAGGAGCCCGTCGTCTTCAAGACGCGCTCGGCCTTCCCGAGCCGCAGCAGCTACGTGGAGTACGTGCAGGCGCGGCTGGTGCGGGGCATGCGGGTGCGCATGCTGGAGGACTATGAGCAGGTCAGCGCGGGCGACGAGGGCGACTTCCGGCAGAGCAACGACGGCACGCCGCCCGTGCAG GTGTACTGGCAAGCCCTGGGCTGTACGTACTGGGTTCACTGGCACATGGTGGAGATCGTTGGCTCTTCAGGGCAAGAGGAGCGTGGGGGCCAGGAGAAGGCGTCCACCCTGACGCACAACTGCAGGCTGGCGGCAG TTGCGCAGCCGTTTTTCTGCAAGCCCTCTGGGGGGCTGTACTCCCTGCCTTACCTGGGGGAGCGGTCGACCAAGGCTGCAGAGGCCCTGAGCCGTGCCGAgtggtgggagctgctgtttTTTGTGAAGAAGCTGGAGGCGCAGGAGCAGCAAGAGGTCATGTGCATCatccagcaggagcagggggagcag CTGCCGCAGGGGGATGAAGAAGCCCTGGTCCAGCTGTCGGTACCTGTGGAGCTGGCCCAGAAGGTGCTGCAGGTCTTGGAGGAGCGTTGCCAGGGCAGGGCTCAGAGCGACCTGCGCGGCTCCCACGTCTACGCCAAGTACTCCCTCAGCAGGGCGGCTGAGCAGGAAGGCGCCCGGAGCACCGCGGTGTCCTCGGAGGGTGCCGGCTGCAGGAGCCCTGAAGCCACCACAGTGGCCGAGGCAGCGAAGGAAGAGCTGCCCGCAGGCGCAGGGCCGCCCCGAGCCCCCGCTGTGGTGGAGAAGTCGGATTCTGAGCTGTTCAGCGAGCTCCTGGAGAAGGAAGGGCTGTTGCTGCCAGAGGTGACGGAGGAGCAGAGCAAAG CGTTGGGCAGCTCCGAGGGGGTGAGCGAGAGGGGCTCCCTGGCCGAGATCGCAGCCGCGGTGGATGTgatccagagcagcagctccgaGCTGGGGCTGCGCTTAACGGGGCTCAAGCACATTACGAAGATCCTGGAGGAGGAGCCCGAGCAGCAAGGCAGCAAAGCCCAGAGCGGGCTGGGGACCAGGAGCGTTGG GGAGAAGCTGGTGAAGGCGGCAGTGGAGCTGCTGGCCACGGAGGCGGCAGAGAAGGCCGTGGCGGTGGTGACGCTgcggctgctggccctgctcaTGGCCAAGTACGACTGGCGCGTGACGTTCGCCATGGAGGGCGGTGTGCGGGCCGTGCTGTCCTGCATGCAGCAGCACGCCTCCTCCGCCCTGGTGCAGCAGGCTGGCCTGGCA gCCCTGAAGGTGCTGGTGGGAGCTGTGGCCGGCGAGGCAGGAGGTGCCGCCGGGCAGCCCTCGCCCCTGAAGCAGGAGGACACGCAGCTGATTCGGGAGATCTTCGCCAGCATCGGCTCTGCCTCCGGCAAGGGCTCCGCGAACCTGCTGAGCGCCGTCCCCGCCGCCCTGAGCGCCATGCGCAGGGTCCCCGG gggCTCCTCGGGCGTGCGGAACGGCTTGCTGGTGGTGAGCGTGCTCATGGACGGGCACCGGGCCCTGGCGGAGCAGCTGGCGAGCTGCGACCTCCCCGccgtgctgcagagctgctggagggacGGGCAGAGCCCCGGCTGCCCTCACGCCGCGCTGGCCCTCGGCGCCATCAACCGCCTCGCGGAGCACGGGCTGCCCCACGGCCCGCAGAGCGCAG GCGGAGAGGCCCCGCTGGACCCGGGGGACGTGCGGAGGCTCCTGAGCGGCCTGGGGGACGGCGTCTTGTCCAGGGACGTGCTGGCGGCCCTGGAGCGGCAGCTCTGCGGCCAGGGCCCTGTCCCCTCTGCCGAGGCGGCGCGGCTGCTGCGGGACCAGAGCTGCTTCCGGGCGCTGCTGCGCAGCTTCGAGCTGCTGGGGGCAGAGAAGGCCGTGAGCCTGAGCGTCCTCCG GATCCTGAACAAGATGCTGGacgggtgccaggaggatgtgCTGCCCTGGCACGAGTGCGTGGAGCCCTGTGTGTCCTCCCTGAGCACCCACAGCAGCGACCGGGAG GTGCTGCAGGAAGTCGTTGGCTTCCTGCACCGCCTGGGCACTGCCAGCAAGGACTGCGCGGTGGTGATGTGCTGCGTGGGCACCCACGAGGCTCTGGCCAAAGCCCTGAACAAGCACAGCACGGCCCCGCCACTGGCGCCAGCCCTGCTCGCCCTGGTGACCGACTGCGAGAAGCACGCCGGCATCTCCAAGAAGCTGATGAGCAGCATCTTGGCCGGCTGCATCCAG ctggtgctggggcagaTTGAGGAGCACCGCCGGAGCCACCGGCCCATCAGCATCCCCTTGTTTGATGTCTTTCTGCACAACCTGTGCCGAG GCTCCAGCGTGGAAGTAAAGGAGGAGAAGTGCTGGGAGAAGGtggaggtctcttccaacccccACAGGGCCAGCAAGCTCACGGACAGGAACCCCATGACCTACTGGGAGTCAAACGGCAGCACCGGTTCCCACTTCATCACCGTGCACATGCAGTGCGGTGTGGTGGTCag ggagatGAGCATGCTGGTGGCCAGCGAGGACTCCAGCTACATGCCGGCCCGTGTCGTGGTGCTGGGGGGAGACAGCCCTGCCACCATCAGAACTGAGCTCAATGCA GTGACCATCCTGCCGTCAGACAGCCGAGTGATCCTGCTGGAGAACATGAGCCGCTTCTGGCCCGTCATCCAGATCCGGGTGAAGCGCTGCCAGCAG GGCGGCATCGACACCCGTGTGCGTGGCATCGAGGTGCTGGGTCCCAAGCCCACTTTCTGGCCCGTCTTCAAGGAGAAGCTGTGCCAGCGGGCGCTCCTCTCCTGCACTGCTCGGGCTCATGCCTGGTGCCAGGAGATCTGCTGGGACCGGGGGCgactgctgcagctctttggCAG GCTGAACCGGGCGCTGCGGCACGAGCAGGGCTTCGCCGAGCGCTTCCTCCCCGAGGAGGAGGCGGCGCGGGCCTTGGGCAGGACGTGCTGGGAGGCCCTGGTGACCCCGTTGGTGCAGAGCATCACCAGCCCAG ACCCCGACGGCGTCAGCGCCCTGGCCTGGCTGCTGAGCGAGTACCTGGAGAGCGTGGAGCCGCCGCGCCGCGCCACGAGCCCCGCTGCTGCCTTTGGTTCCCGAGTGCGGCGCCTGACCCAGCTCCTGGTGCACGTGGACCCCGGCGGCCGGGAGCCGGAGGAGGCGCGAG GTGGGAAGCAGGGGAAGAACAAGGAGGAGCCGGCCAGGCCTGCGAAGGAGATGGTGGAGAAGTCAGGCAGCCTGTGGGGCATCTCGCAGTGCTGGCGTGGCGTGGTGCAGCAGCAG GTGCAGCGGTTCCTGGAGGCAGCCGGGCAGGCCCCAGACCTCGTGGAGCGATACTGCGGGCTGTACCAGCGCCTGCGCGGTGCCACGGAGGAGCTCTTTGGGCAGCAGGCTGCCTTTGCGCTGGCGCTGGGCCAGGGCTTCGCgggggctctgctgcagctctccttCCTCACCGCCCTGCAC GTGAGCGAGCGGTTTGCCCGCTACCTGGACAGGCAGATCCAGGAGCTGCGCGGGGCTGCGGGCAGCACGCGGCCGCTGCAGCACATCCTGGAGCCCTTTGTTGTCTTCAGTGGCCTGGAGCTCGCCCACACCTTCGAGCACTTCTACCG GCACTACCTGGGTGACCGGCTCCTGGTGCAAGGGCCGTCGTGGCTGGAAGGAGCCATCGTGGAGCAGATTGGGCTGTGCTTCCCCAGCCGCTTCCCCCAAGCCATGCTGAGCAACCTGGCCGAGTCGGAGGAGCTCCAGCGGCAGTTTCGCCTCtaccagctgcaggagcaggacaggcagctgctggagctggaccAGGGCCTGGACGAG GCACCGGGGACCGCCTCGGTGGCGGATGCGCCGGAGGTGACGGTGCTGGCCCTGTCCCCGCGCTGCTGGCCCGTGTCGCCGCTCTGCCACATGGACCAGCCCCAGAGGTTGTTCTCGGCGGCGCTGAGCTCTCCCCTGGACGAGTTCGCCAACTTCTGCAGGCGCA GCCAGAGCCTGCTGGGCTGGGAGTGCACGAAGCCCCGGCGGTTGCAGTGGACGTGGCTGGGCCACGCTGAGCTGCAGTTTGGAGACTGCATCCTCCACGTGTCCACGCTGCAGATGTACATCCTGCTGTGCTTCAACAGCGCTGAG GAGGTGGCTGTGGAGGCCCTGCTGCAGGTCACAGGGCTCCCTGCTGACCTGGTGCACCACGCACTGGCACCGCTGACCCATGGCGAGGGCGTCCTGGTGTGGGGCTGCCCGGCGGGAG CTCCAGGCACGCTGCGGCTGAACCAGGCAGCCCTGGCCCATGCCTCTGGCCGCCACCTGaggctgctgccccagcagaggTACTTGAGGGTGGAGACGGCTGAGGTCAGCGCcctggagaggaagaggaacaTCCTGTGCTGCCTCATCACCCGCATCCTCAAGGTGGAGAAGCAGCTCCACATCGACAACCTGGTGTTCAGG GTGATTGATGCCTGTCAGAAGGGTGAGCTGGGGCCAGGGCTGCAGTTCCTGAGCTTCTGCTGCCACAGCGTGGATGTGCTGTCCTGTGTCCTGCACCTGCTGAACCAGGGACACCTGCGGCGCCAGGAGGAGAGGCCTCATGTCTTGGAATACATCTCTGCTGAAACCACGACACCACCTACCTCCCATGTCCAGCCTCAGGTCACCTTCCAGACTGTTGAGATCAAGACAGCTGCAAGACCAGCCTCTGCCGACAAGAGACAGACCTTTTCCACTTTCAGGTAG